From one Bacteroides eggerthii genomic stretch:
- the rpsG gene encoding 30S ribosomal protein S7: protein MRKAKPKKRVILPDPVFNDVKVSKFVNHLMYDGKKNTSYEIFYAALETVKNKMQNEEKSALEIWKKALDNVTPQVEVKSRRVGGATFQVPTEIRPDRKESISMKNLIIFARKRGGKSMADKLAAEIMDAFNEQGGAYKRKEDMHRMAEANRAFAHFRF, encoded by the coding sequence ATGAGAAAAGCAAAACCTAAAAAACGCGTTATCCTTCCGGATCCCGTTTTTAATGATGTGAAAGTTTCCAAATTCGTAAACCACCTGATGTACGACGGAAAGAAGAATACCTCTTACGAAATCTTCTACGCCGCTCTGGAAACAGTGAAGAACAAAATGCAGAACGAAGAGAAATCAGCTCTTGAAATCTGGAAAAAAGCATTGGACAACGTAACTCCTCAAGTGGAAGTGAAGTCTCGCCGCGTAGGTGGTGCCACTTTCCAAGTTCCTACTGAAATCCGTCCCGACCGTAAAGAGTCTATCTCTATGAAGAATCTGATTATCTTTGCACGCAAACGTGGCGGTAAGTCTATGGCTGATAAGCTGGCTGCTGAAATCATGGATGCTTTCAACGAACAAGGCGGTGCTTACAAACGTAAAGAAGATATGCACAGAATGGCTGAAGCCAACCGCGCATTTGCTCATTTCAGATTCTAA
- the rpsL gene encoding 30S ribosomal protein S12, translating to MPTIQQLVRKGREVLVEKSKSPALDSCPQRRGVCVRVYTTTPKKPNSAMRKVARVRLTNGKEVNSYIPGEGHNLQEHSIVLVRGGRVKDLPGVRYHIVRGTLDTAGVANRTQRRSKYGAKRPKPGQAAPAKKK from the coding sequence ATGCCTACAATTCAGCAATTAGTAAGAAAAGGACGCGAGGTTTTGGTAGAGAAAAGTAAGTCTCCCGCCTTGGATTCTTGTCCTCAAAGACGTGGCGTTTGCGTGAGAGTGTACACTACCACTCCGAAGAAACCGAATTCAGCTATGCGTAAAGTAGCTCGTGTACGTTTGACCAACGGTAAAGAGGTGAACTCTTACATTCCGGGAGAAGGTCACAACTTGCAGGAACACTCAATCGTATTGGTGCGCGGCGGTCGTGTGAAAGACCTTCCGGGTGTACGTTATCACATCGTTCGTGGTACTTTGGATACCGCAGGCGTTGCCAACCGTACCCAAAGACGTTCCAAATACGGTGCTAAGCGTCCGAAACCGGGACAGGCTGCTCCCGCCAAGAAGAAATAA
- a CDS encoding DUF3467 domain-containing protein, with protein sequence MENQENNNGQLQIELKEEVAQGTYANLAIITHSSSEFIVDFVRVMPGMPKAGVQSRIVLAPEHAKRLLRALEENIGKYERAFGPIRMPDEQPLPPLPNIKGEA encoded by the coding sequence ATGGAAAATCAGGAGAATAATAACGGACAATTGCAGATTGAACTGAAAGAGGAAGTAGCGCAAGGCACGTATGCCAATCTTGCCATTATCACCCACTCCAGCTCGGAGTTTATCGTGGATTTTGTGCGGGTGATGCCGGGGATGCCCAAAGCCGGAGTGCAGTCGCGCATCGTGCTGGCGCCCGAACATGCCAAACGCCTGCTGCGCGCGCTCGAAGAGAATATAGGCAAATATGAACGCGCTTTTGGCCCCATTCGCATGCCGGACGAACAGCCCCTCCCGCCGCTGCCCAACATCAAGGGGGAAGCATAA
- a CDS encoding HU family DNA-binding protein, producing MAIVFKKALRKNVADQTAAAKYYPQLLTLGQSVGIDKIAYQMKENSSLSKGDILSVIANFVECMRKNLYNGHSVNIRDFGVFSLSARTEGSETEKDCTAKKIRTVRINFRPSTGVRPDLASTRAEDAMEFVDLQTYLNGQKEEEDAGGSVPGGGEEQDPLG from the coding sequence ATGGCTATTGTATTTAAAAAAGCATTGCGTAAGAATGTGGCGGACCAAACGGCAGCGGCGAAGTATTATCCGCAACTGCTTACCTTGGGACAGAGCGTGGGCATCGACAAGATTGCGTACCAGATGAAAGAGAACAGTTCGCTCTCCAAAGGTGATATTCTCAGCGTGATTGCCAACTTCGTGGAGTGCATGCGCAAGAACCTGTACAACGGACATTCGGTGAACATCCGCGATTTCGGGGTGTTCAGCCTCTCGGCGCGTACCGAGGGCTCGGAAACGGAGAAGGACTGTACGGCAAAGAAGATACGGACAGTGCGCATCAACTTCCGCCCTTCGACCGGCGTGCGCCCCGATTTGGCCTCTACACGCGCCGAAGACGCAATGGAGTTCGTGGATCTGCAAACCTACCTGAACGGGCAGAAAGAAGAGGAGGATGCAGGCGGCAGCGTGCCGGGCGGCGGCGAGGAGCAGGACCCGTTGGGATGA
- a CDS encoding fimbrillin family protein: MKTAIFRFFSFCFALLLLAACSRDGQPFLPDDTGKDDGDIPVDIVVSRSTFTGAGDGGETDTKFTPGCHIGVSVDGSAAYQNVQYKYPASGSVLVAVGEKIYCGEHSASTVKAYYPYQSNGAYSTAFVEADQSISDNYYKSDALVADGTISNGALRLRFAHRMAKVIFTFNEDVTDVTILNQSLNTSAVTGSSSIKAYGENARKWKACIVPGQTQLKVAGRKDGRDFATTFNTDSGLLSGEQYDFNVVSFIDKAGKELWDLSTGPLSIGDDRSYYVTQSSGVTGNNITVTNGAPTIYIDGLNVSAGIALHIQNGNPTVRVVNKNTLKSNDFGASGIQLGNSGTSGSIKIVGFGKLTAIGGRLGCGIGTIYSATGGWHINIEDCTVIAQANEDEPAGIGSRGGAWCGDITIKNAMITSTGTQFGAGIGSGKGGKCGNITITLKQGDTKEKFLGRMKGYTKVGAGSNNAQCGTITWHE, from the coding sequence ATGAAAACCGCAATCTTTAGATTTTTCAGTTTCTGTTTCGCACTCCTGCTGCTTGCCGCCTGTTCGCGCGACGGGCAGCCGTTCCTGCCGGACGACACCGGCAAGGACGACGGGGATATCCCCGTAGACATCGTGGTGTCCAGAAGCACGTTTACCGGAGCAGGCGACGGTGGAGAAACCGATACGAAATTCACTCCCGGCTGCCACATCGGTGTGTCGGTGGATGGCAGTGCGGCCTATCAGAACGTGCAGTACAAATACCCTGCAAGCGGTTCGGTATTGGTGGCGGTAGGCGAAAAAATCTATTGCGGGGAGCACTCTGCTTCGACAGTGAAAGCCTATTATCCTTACCAGAGTAACGGAGCCTATTCCACCGCTTTTGTGGAAGCCGACCAAAGCATCAGCGATAATTACTATAAGAGCGATGCCCTTGTAGCCGACGGAACAATCAGCAATGGCGCACTGAGGCTGCGGTTCGCTCACCGCATGGCAAAAGTGATCTTTACATTCAATGAAGATGTAACGGATGTAACCATTCTCAATCAATCACTGAATACAAGTGCCGTTACGGGGAGTTCCTCAATCAAGGCATATGGAGAGAATGCGCGGAAGTGGAAGGCTTGCATTGTGCCGGGACAGACGCAACTGAAGGTGGCGGGTAGGAAAGATGGAAGAGATTTTGCGACCACGTTTAATACAGACAGTGGCTTGCTGTCGGGGGAGCAATATGATTTTAATGTTGTTTCTTTTATAGATAAGGCAGGAAAAGAATTGTGGGATTTATCAACAGGTCCTCTATCTATTGGAGATGACAGATCTTATTATGTTACACAAAGTTCCGGGGTTACCGGTAATAATATCACTGTTACAAATGGCGCTCCAACCATATATATTGATGGCTTAAATGTGTCTGCCGGGATAGCATTACATATTCAAAATGGTAACCCTACTGTTAGGGTAGTAAATAAAAACACCTTGAAAAGTAATGATTTTGGTGCCTCGGGTATTCAATTGGGAAATAGTGGCACAAGTGGAAGCATTAAGATTGTAGGTTTCGGGAAATTGACGGCAATAGGTGGGCGTTTAGGATGTGGAATAGGTACGATATATAGCGCTACCGGTGGCTGGCATATTAATATTGAAGATTGTACGGTTATAGCACAAGCGAATGAAGATGAACCGGCAGGTATTGGCTCGCGTGGAGGAGCGTGGTGCGGCGACATTACCATTAAAAATGCAATGATAACTTCGACCGGCACCCAATTTGGAGCCGGGATTGGCAGCGGGAAAGGAGGAAAGTGCGGCAATATAACTATTACTCTGAAGCAAGGAGATACTAAAGAAAAATTTTTGGGAAGAATGAAAGGATATACAAAAGTTGGTGCCGGATCTAACAATGCTCAATGTGGAACTATCACCTGGCATGAATAA
- a CDS encoding fimbrillin family protein, with amino-acid sequence MKANVFMVLAAGLLLGACSNDNEPTDNANGVAAVFTTNLDGRVQTRMADEEWAEDDAIGIFSLNNEMQGVMIDGVEQSNNAVNLKYTRTPAGTWDGGTTAFRFKNQTDVTVNFMAYYPYTADADITDGAGGKKEGTIAFEATDQSLAGQAKFDFLFADKDGEGNAPAGSKNSPNVNFQFAHSMTKIIIVLKADGSSVKDLGTMAPTLKGLKAKGTFSLANGVAALAGDAKVVDLLLSNQTETTNTDTQQSFVAIVPPQTASADVFLTIASGSDSYLSARILSKKELTAGNCYTVTVTVKKRELVVDSSDITPWAPGEDSNSDAILQ; translated from the coding sequence ATGAAAGCGAACGTATTTATGGTTTTGGCTGCGGGGCTGTTGCTCGGTGCTTGCAGTAACGACAATGAGCCGACAGACAACGCCAACGGCGTGGCGGCAGTATTCACCACCAATCTGGACGGACGCGTGCAGACACGTATGGCGGACGAAGAGTGGGCGGAGGACGATGCCATCGGTATCTTCTCGCTGAATAATGAAATGCAGGGGGTGATGATAGACGGTGTGGAGCAGAGCAACAATGCGGTCAACCTGAAATACACCCGTACCCCGGCAGGCACTTGGGACGGCGGGACTACCGCTTTCCGCTTCAAAAATCAGACAGATGTTACGGTGAACTTCATGGCGTACTATCCGTATACGGCGGATGCCGATATTACGGACGGCGCAGGAGGAAAGAAAGAAGGGACAATCGCTTTCGAAGCCACCGACCAGAGCCTTGCAGGACAGGCGAAGTTCGACTTCCTGTTTGCGGATAAGGATGGGGAAGGAAATGCACCCGCCGGAAGCAAGAACAGCCCCAATGTGAATTTCCAGTTTGCACATTCCATGACGAAAATTATTATTGTGCTAAAGGCCGACGGCAGTTCTGTGAAGGACTTGGGCACAATGGCGCCTACGCTGAAAGGCCTGAAGGCCAAAGGTACGTTCAGCCTGGCTAATGGTGTGGCGGCTCTTGCCGGTGATGCCAAGGTTGTAGACCTTCTCCTGTCCAACCAGACGGAGACTACTAATACTGATACCCAACAGTCTTTCGTGGCAATCGTTCCTCCCCAAACGGCTTCTGCGGATGTCTTTCTGACGATTGCATCGGGCAGCGACAGCTATCTGAGTGCCAGAATCCTGTCGAAAAAAGAACTGACGGCAGGCAATTGCTATACCGTAACTGTCACTGTGAAGAAACGGGAGTTGGTGGTGGACAGCAGCGATATTACGCCTTGGGCACCGGGGGAGGATAGCAACTCTGACGCAATCCTGCAATAA
- a CDS encoding FimB/Mfa2 family fimbrial subunit encodes MKNPIFSKSCLGWLALWVAFAACERDDTFCNTPHPAEGALLLHTGYAGNYYMKVQDYHTSVPAADFPCPQVFAPGSYTLSVFNLPEGMERADNRVGVASLPDGTLLPQPGVLYGNAATIGIAADDTLAVTLPMKQLTRRLTLKMKLAGGNPGILAGTEASITGIAPALDIAALKLQGDPATVRPVFVREGDVLTAELNLLGTAADVRQEFIIVLIATDGQRQTLARDMTGALSDFNRGTDPMTLDATLELMNDALPDADITDWVPSGSEEGDAV; translated from the coding sequence ATGAAGAACCCTATATTTTCAAAATCATGTCTTGGGTGGCTTGCCCTGTGGGTGGCGTTTGCCGCCTGCGAGCGCGACGACACTTTCTGCAACACGCCGCATCCCGCCGAAGGCGCCTTGCTGCTGCACACCGGCTATGCCGGCAACTACTACATGAAGGTGCAGGACTACCACACGAGCGTTCCCGCGGCCGATTTTCCCTGTCCGCAGGTCTTTGCTCCCGGCAGCTATACGCTCTCCGTATTCAACCTGCCCGAAGGCATGGAGCGTGCGGACAACCGGGTGGGCGTGGCATCCCTGCCGGACGGCACGCTGCTTCCGCAACCCGGAGTGCTCTATGGCAATGCCGCAACCATAGGCATTGCGGCGGACGACACCCTTGCGGTGACTCTTCCGATGAAGCAGCTCACCCGCCGCCTGACGCTGAAGATGAAGCTGGCGGGCGGCAACCCCGGCATTCTGGCAGGAACCGAAGCCTCCATAACCGGCATTGCCCCTGCATTGGACATCGCTGCTTTGAAGCTGCAGGGCGATCCTGCTACGGTGCGTCCTGTCTTTGTGCGCGAAGGCGATGTGCTGACGGCGGAGCTCAACTTGCTGGGTACGGCTGCGGATGTGCGGCAGGAGTTCATCATCGTGCTCATTGCCACCGACGGACAGCGGCAGACGCTGGCGCGTGACATGACCGGGGCGCTCTCCGACTTCAACCGGGGAACAGACCCCATGACGCTGGACGCCACGCTGGAGCTGATGAACGATGCGCTGCCCGATGCGGACATCACCGACTGGGTGCCCTCCGGAAGCGAGGAGGGGGATGCTGTGTGA
- a CDS encoding DUF3575 domain-containing protein, translating into MKQLAVILLFMACFVESRASGALADDSLYCFRFVRGKGMFYVPYKGNGQALERLMVLIGMHREDILSGNIPVFVEGFCPDRKTARERSNRVKSEMILRGGLHEACFRTVNHVQEGDYVEVRLRLPAAPQASEQADDADAVSETENMPHDIDTTHCAADTAIVPAASLSASPLGSQPDKDGRHDFGSAFALRTNLLRLATLTADFGLEYRMADARIAILLNGTYADWGWKEKQRRYKIWRVSPEARCYLGTRRRGFLGAMYHRGGFHYKLDATGKAGDYQGGGITGGYRLPLTRHWAFDFHAAAGYTRAEYDEYTRIGTVNVLRNKSGKLVKDYWGINQLGVSLLYDF; encoded by the coding sequence ATGAAACAACTCGCTGTAATACTGCTGTTTATGGCATGCTTTGTAGAAAGTAGGGCGAGTGGCGCTCTTGCTGACGATTCTCTGTATTGTTTTCGTTTTGTTCGGGGCAAAGGCATGTTCTACGTACCCTACAAGGGGAACGGGCAAGCGTTGGAGCGCCTTATGGTCTTGATAGGCATGCATCGGGAAGACATCCTTTCGGGCAACATTCCGGTATTTGTGGAGGGTTTTTGCCCCGACCGCAAGACTGCCCGCGAGCGCAGCAACCGCGTGAAGAGCGAAATGATACTGCGGGGCGGTTTGCACGAAGCATGCTTCCGCACCGTCAACCATGTGCAGGAAGGCGATTATGTGGAAGTGCGTCTGAGGCTTCCCGCCGCACCGCAGGCTTCGGAGCAGGCGGATGATGCAGACGCGGTTTCCGAAACGGAGAATATGCCCCATGACATAGATACCACTCATTGCGCTGCAGATACGGCGATTGTTCCGGCAGCCTCCTTGTCTGCGTCGCCGCTTGGCTCGCAGCCGGACAAAGACGGACGGCACGACTTCGGGTCGGCCTTTGCGCTCCGCACCAACCTCTTGCGCCTTGCCACCCTCACCGCCGATTTCGGCTTGGAATATCGCATGGCGGATGCCCGCATCGCCATTCTCCTGAACGGCACTTATGCCGACTGGGGCTGGAAAGAGAAACAACGCCGCTACAAAATCTGGCGTGTCTCCCCCGAAGCACGCTGTTATCTCGGCACCCGCCGCCGCGGCTTTCTGGGAGCCATGTACCACCGGGGCGGTTTCCACTACAAACTGGATGCTACGGGCAAGGCCGGCGACTATCAGGGCGGAGGCATTACGGGCGGTTACCGCCTGCCCCTCACCCGTCATTGGGCTTTCGACTTCCATGCCGCCGCAGGCTATACTCGTGCCGAATACGACGAATACACCCGCATCGGGACGGTCAACGTCCTCCGCAACAAAAGCGGAAAACTCGTGAAAGATTATTGGGGCATCAATCAGCTGGGCGTTTCCCTGCTGTACGATTTCTGA
- a CDS encoding N-acetylmuramoyl-L-alanine amidase, translating to MACREIDLIVIHCSATRADRCFTEHDLEAAHRRRGFNGCGYHFYIRKNGDIKTMRPVGRIGAHARGCNARSIGICYEGGLDEKGRPADTRTGWQRHSLRVLVRTLLLDYPGCRICGHRDLSPDLNGNGEIEPEEWVKQCPCFEVSKEQW from the coding sequence ATGGCTTGTAGAGAAATTGATTTGATTGTGATTCACTGTTCGGCCACGCGTGCCGACCGTTGTTTTACGGAGCACGACCTTGAGGCGGCCCACCGCCGCCGGGGATTCAACGGATGCGGCTATCACTTTTATATCCGCAAGAACGGGGATATAAAAACCATGCGCCCCGTCGGGCGGATTGGGGCGCATGCACGAGGCTGCAACGCACGTTCCATCGGCATCTGCTATGAGGGCGGATTGGACGAAAAAGGGAGGCCTGCCGATACGCGTACCGGGTGGCAGCGCCATTCGCTGCGCGTGCTGGTGCGCACGTTGCTGCTGGACTATCCGGGCTGCCGCATCTGCGGACATCGGGACCTTAGCCCCGACTTGAACGGGAACGGAGAGATTGAACCCGAAGAATGGGTGAAGCAATGCCCTTGCTTTGAGGTGTCGAAAGAGCAGTGGTAA
- a CDS encoding DUF4248 domain-containing protein — translation MKEEMEKDERFIIRTYEKAELAHLYNPNMPLVSAMRKLRAWIRRNRQLTDALTATGENKRDHSYTPRQVSLIVAVLGEP, via the coding sequence ATGAAAGAAGAAATGGAAAAAGACGAAAGATTCATCATCCGCACCTACGAGAAAGCAGAACTTGCACACCTCTACAACCCCAACATGCCCCTCGTCTCCGCCATGCGGAAGCTGCGTGCGTGGATACGGCGCAACCGCCAGCTCACCGACGCACTCACCGCAACCGGAGAGAACAAGCGCGACCACTCCTACACCCCCCGGCAAGTGTCACTCATCGTGGCGGTGCTGGGCGAACCCTGA